One genomic region from Anguilla rostrata isolate EN2019 chromosome 2, ASM1855537v3, whole genome shotgun sequence encodes:
- the gpatch8 gene encoding G patch domain-containing protein 8 isoform X3 — MTTLTSRCLPHLHKRLKELKQREFARNVSSRSRRDERKQEKMLRRLHELAEQRKQQDCALGSGPMFKPTTVAVDGESNEEGAQNPEGVPVSDCVAEGSPQEDNALSNAPSSPKQSSAVGSAVTRNSSSPSPTVSLMPKVSVSFSLAKKAPVKLETAAAVFADHGEEAQAEEGQEEEEAAAATGTPRAASTENPVEEEPQPPDEGSSLASTLSKLKMMMKKDEGFSGQEPQYYHYMPPAHCRVKPKFQFLVFMKASNQSSDNEGEGTAVATTADPAGKKADAGEAKTEKEPDKADGTEAVEPATSSAGVKTEPAAEQPPAAPPAATSEDCSRKAGEPHTGPRLPASPFFPVLSKDESTTLQWPTELLEFTQAQPSLSYSCNPLYFDFKLSRNRGARAGRAPRPADPNAKPAKSEGAGPEGVKQELAQGASEAEVPGPSADSKENPTVKDGSTEGKDEEKTPQKSSSKKKKKKKKKKHKKSGKHSKRKEKEAAEGEAETEAPGEKSKKKKKHKRKKSKTQAPDDKGGEEEDDSGAGAGASGAADGSASGKRKRQKDEPQKPESKEREGGGGGGKGPPKSGSAEGHCSAKRHKPDPSATASSTAASTSAQKRSSSGSGRGSRQASSESEDGGSSHRSHRNSTPRQQHRHYSEEEDSERSRSRSSRRQGRGPSSHSQSYSSSSERSSAGSSRYSRRSRSYSDSYSDYSDSGRRRSKHSSGSDYGRRSGSRRHGGRRRRYTSSSSEADSSRSRSRGRRSRRRRHRRSSSRSSSSSGTPRSWRRSSYSRSHSSASRSSSSAKGSSARRRAGSGHRRDFSRSRIYRSQSPRSSSRGPARKDPSRNSNSSSSLHRGGGPGKAASGGAGERNSLTARQLLEKVQSRKGPDEAAPGAKPGIKLKDPPQGYFGPKLPPTLGNKAMLPLFGKHPMGKKSPLLSLRRPEEVEKEAAGKGAESGAEVILVEPIREFPPPPPPPQPPQQQIEDAAQKAVVAAAAAQNAVQLPAPETQALPEPRLFERDPGMLVQPYPAEPGQEVPNPVLESLLPDMQHHVPQQHPMHPYPGYPHPGLEEEDMGMEEDDDSSLAPLESQPITFTPEEMEKYSKLQQAAQQHIQQQLLAKQVKSFPSAAAAAAAALPANLAPAPPPPTLQQIHIQQPTASPSATSITTVQHALLQHHAATAAAIGIHPHAQHPHAHQLAQVHHIPQHHLTPISLSPLGHSLGHSLGHSLIPAHHTAFLSGQPIHIIPASALHHTPLALHHVPHAALYPTLFAPRPNAAAAAAALHLHPLLHPIFSGQDLQHPPNHGS; from the exons atGTTTACCACACTTGCATAAG AGGCTGAAGGAGCTGAAGCAGCGAGAGTTCGCGAGGAACGTGTCATCCCGCTCGCGCAGGGATGAGAGGAAGCAGGAGAAGATGCTGCGGCGGCTGCACGAGCTGGCGGAGCAGAGGAAGCAGCAGGACTG TGCACTTGGTAGCGGCCCCATGTTTAAGCCCACCACTGTGGCAGTTGACGGGGAGAGCAACGAGGAGGGCGCCCAAAACCCAGAGGGAGTGCCCGTCTCAGACTGCGTGGCAGAGGGGTCTCCGCAGGAGGACAACGCCCTGTCCAACGCTCCATCGTCACCTAAGCAATCGTCAGCAGTCGGCTCCGCTGTAACCCGGaacagctcctccccctcccccaccgttTCCCTCATGCCCAAGGTCAGCGTGTCCTTCTCCTTGGCCAAGAAGGCTCCGGTCAAGCTGGAGACGGCAGCCGCTGTGTTTGCCGATCATGGCGAGGAGGCCCAGGCAGAGGAGGGCCAAGAAGaagaggaggcggcggcggccacGGGGACCCCCAGAGCAGCCAGCACAGAGAACCCCGTCGAGGAGGAGCCGCAGCCGCCTGACGAGGGCAGCTCTCTGGCCTCCACGCTCTCTAagctgaagatgatgatgaagaaggaTGAAGGCTTCTCTGGGCAGGAGCCTCAGTACTATCACTACATGCCCCCAGCCCACTGCCGGGTCAAGCCCAAATTCCAGTTCCTTGTTTTCATGAAGGCGTCGAACCAGAGCAGCGACAACGAGGGCGAAGGGACGGCTGTGGCTACCACGGCCGACCCAGCAGGCAAGAAGGCCGACGCCGGGGAGGCCAAGACTGAGAAGGAGCCCGATAAGGCTGATGGAACGGAAGCCGTGGAGCCCGCGACCTCCTCGGCTGGAGTGAAGACGGAGCCAGCGGCCGAGCAACCCCCCGCTGCGCCGCCCGCGGCTACTTCAGAAGACTGCAGCCGGAAGGCCGGGGAGCCCCACACAGGCCCCCGCCTCCCTGCTAGCCCCTTCTTCCCTGTACTGAGTAAAGACGAAAGCACCACGCTTCAGTGGCCCACTGAGCTGCTGGAGTTCACGCAAGCTCAGCCCTCGCTCTCCTACAGCTGCAATCCCCTTTACTTCGACTTCAAGCTCTCCCGAAACAGAGGGGCCCGTGCTGGGAGGGCTCCCCGCCCCGCGGATCCCAACGCCAAACCGGCCAAGTCCGAAGGGGCTGGTCCGGAAGGGGTCAAGCAAGAGCTCGCCCAAGGGGCGAGTGAGGCGGAGGTTCCGGGGCCCAGCGCAGACAGCAAAGAGAACCCCACAGTGAAGGATGGGAGCACCGAGGGAAAGGATGAGGAGAAGACCCCACAGAAAAGCAGCagcaagaaaaagaagaagaagaagaaaaagaagcatAAGAAGTCCGGCAAGCACTcgaagaggaaggagaaagaggcagctgagggagaggcagagaccGAGGCCCCGGGAGAAaaatcaaagaagaagaaaaagcacaaGCGAAAGAAAAGTAAGACCCAAGCACCCGACGacaagggaggagaggaggaggacgatTCGGGAGCAGGGGCTGGGGCTTCAGGAGCTGCGGATGGGTCTGCTTCAGGGAAGAGGAAGCGGCAGAAGGATGAACCCCAAAAGCCAGAGTcgaaggagagggaaggaggaggaggaggagggaaaggcCCCCCGAAATCCGGCTCGGCGGAAGGACACTGCAGTGCCAAGCGGCACAAGCCTGACCCCAGCGCCACAGCATCCAGCACCGCTGCCTCCACCTCCGCCCAGAAACGCTCGAGCAGTGGGAGCGGGCGGGGCAGCAGGCAGGCCAGCAGCGAGAGCGAGGACGGGGGCTCCTCCCACCGCTCCCACCGAAACTCCACGCCCcggcagcagcacaggcactaCAGCGAGGAGGAGGACTCTGAGCGCTCCCGCAGCCGGTCCTCCCGTCGCCAGGGGCGCGGCCCCTCCTCGCACAGCCAGTCCTACTCCAGCAGCTCGGAGCGCTCCTCGGCGGGCAGCAGCCGCTACAGCCGCCGCAGCCGCAGCTACTCCGACAGCTACAGTGACTACAGCGACAGCGGGCGCCGCCGCTCGAAGCACTCCTCCGGCTCGGACTACGGCCGGCGCAGCGGGAGCCGTCGCCACGGCGGCCGCCGCCGTCgctacacctcctcctcctcggagGCGGACTCCAGTCGGTCGCGGAGCCGCGGGCGGCGGAGCAGGCGTCGGCGTCACCGGCGCAGCAGCTCCcgcagctccagcagcagcggcaCGCCGCGCTCCTGGAGGCGCAGCAGCTACAGCCGCAGCCACAGCTCGGCCAGCcgctcctccagctccgccaAGGGCTCCtccgcccgccgccgcgccggCTCGGGCCACCGCCGCGACTTCAGCCGCTCCCGCATCTACCGCTCCCAGTCGccccgctcctcctcccgcGGCCCCGCCCGCAAGGACCCGTCCCGCAACAGCAACTCCTCGTCCTCCCTGCACAGGGGCGGCGGGCCGGGGAAGGCCGCTTCGGGGGGCGCGGGGGAGCGGAACTCCCTGACCGCCAGGCAACTGCTGGAGAAGGTGCAGTCCCGCAAGGGTCCGGACGAGGCCGCGCCGGGAGCCAAGCCGGGCATCAAGCTGAAGGACCCCCCGCAGGGATACTTCGGGCCCAAGCTGCCCCCTACCTTGGGGAACAAAGCGATGCTGCCCCTGTTTGGGAAGCATCCGATGGGCAAGAAGTCCCCGCTGCTCTCCCTGCGGAGGCCGGAGGAGGTGGAAAAGGAGGCCGCGGGAAAGGGCGCGGAGTCCGGGGCCGAGGTGATCCTCGTGGAGCCCATCCGGGAGttcccgcccccgccgccccctccccagccgCCGCAGCAGCAGATTGAGGATGCCGCGCAGAaggcggtggtggcggcggcggcggcgcagaACGCGGTGCAGCTCCCCGCCCCGGAGACGCAGGCGCTGCCGGAGCCACGGCTGTTCGAGCGGGACCCCGGCATGCTGGTGCAACCGTACCCCGCCGAGCCCGGGCAAGAGGTACCCAACCCCGTGCTGGAGTCCCTCCTGCCCGACATGCAGCACCACGTGCCCCAGCAGCACCCCATGCACCCCTACCCCGGGTACCCGCACCCGGgcttggaggaggaggacatgGGCATGGAGGAGGACGACGACTCCTCCCTGGCTCCCCTGGAGAGCCAGCCCATCACCTTCACCCCGGAGGAGATGGAGAAGTACAGCAAGCTTCAGCAGGCCGCCCAGCAGCAcatccagcagcagctgctggccaAGCAGGTCAAGAGCTTCCCGTCCGCGGCGGCCGCAGCCGCGGCGGCGCTCCCCGCCAACCTCGCTCCGgcaccgccccctcccaccctgcagCAAATCCACATCCAGCAGCCGACCGCCTCCCCTTCCGCCACCTCCATCACCACCGTGCAGCACGCCCTCCTGCAGCACCACGCCGCCACCGCGGCCGCCATCGGCATCCACCCCCACGCGCAGCACCCGCACGCTCACCAGCTGGCCCAGGTGCACCACATCCCCCAGCACCACCTCACCCCCATCTCCCTTTCGCCGCTGGGCCACTCGCTGGGCCACTCCCTGGGCCACTCGCTCATTCCCGCTCACCACACCGCCTTCCTCTCTGGACAGCCCATCCACATCATCCCTGCCTCCGCCCTCCACCACACCCCGCTGGCCCTGCACCACGTCCCGCACGCTGCCCTCTACCCCACTCTCTTTGCGCCCCGGCCCAatgccgccgctgccgccgccgctctGCACTTGCACCCCCTGCTGCACCCCATTTTCTCGGGACAGgacctccagcacccccccaacCACGGCTCCTGA